A stretch of Paludisphaera borealis DNA encodes these proteins:
- a CDS encoding response regulator transcription factor — MGVNPVGRLLLVEDETVLRGLVSQFLVLENFEVVAAEDGLAAVEAYEDGGPFDLVLLDLNLPVLSGVEACRRIKEIHPEQPFLVCSAAILDSHIAALEALGVTESLGKPYHPLELLTRIRTMLTDTGSCAASDRDHDPKTWRNDPRQAASRSVHALSEAHVFD; from the coding sequence ATGGGCGTGAACCCAGTGGGACGCTTGCTGTTGGTCGAGGACGAGACGGTCCTCAGAGGCCTCGTAAGCCAGTTCCTGGTGCTCGAGAACTTTGAAGTCGTCGCCGCCGAGGACGGCCTGGCGGCGGTCGAGGCCTACGAAGACGGGGGCCCTTTCGACCTTGTCCTGCTCGATCTCAATCTGCCCGTGCTTTCGGGCGTCGAAGCCTGCCGGCGGATCAAGGAGATCCATCCCGAGCAGCCGTTCCTGGTCTGCAGCGCTGCGATTCTCGATTCGCACATCGCGGCGCTCGAGGCGCTCGGCGTCACCGAATCGCTGGGGAAGCCCTACCACCCCCTCGAATTGCTGACACGGATTCGAACGATGCTGACCGACACCGGATCGTGCGCGGCGAGCGACCGCGATCACGATCCCAAAACCTGGCGGAACGACCCGCGGCAAGCCGCGTCGCGTTCGGTCCACGCCTTGTCCGAAGCCCACGTATTCGATTAG
- a CDS encoding helix-turn-helix transcriptional regulator, with translation MNHHTPVNQAIPPPQPPSTNAATGNYPLARLLQLVMLLQTERCPNARQLAEACEVSRRTIYRDFSTLGAAGIAVHYVPDRQGYQLARNVFLQPTRLQEKEALALLLISRCWEGAGTVGLLRQARIAVDKVLQGLPQELRASINHCSELLPEVPEVEELPGNGHILFDGVLAAMTCRRQIRLWYREQGRAEAEVETTKMSLYRLPRIQGQWALVGRSSVHRGVVMVPFPWIEKIEPTTDSYTLPPRFQLKRFLDPSHGRRRRAGASPEIVLRLRGGLSRRIDDLPWKGRRRMISLGRDVAELAVEVDSLEDLASVVLSFGDEMEVIGPDALREAVGGLAARIARRYQNAETPPPRK, from the coding sequence ATGAATCACCATACACCCGTCAACCAGGCGATCCCACCGCCACAGCCGCCGTCGACGAACGCCGCGACCGGAAACTACCCGCTGGCGCGGCTCCTCCAACTCGTCATGCTTCTGCAAACGGAACGGTGCCCCAACGCCCGGCAGCTCGCCGAGGCATGCGAGGTGAGCCGCCGGACGATTTACCGCGACTTCTCGACGCTGGGAGCGGCCGGCATCGCTGTCCATTACGTCCCCGACCGCCAGGGTTACCAGCTCGCCAGGAACGTCTTCCTTCAGCCGACGCGGCTCCAGGAGAAGGAGGCGCTCGCGCTGCTGTTGATCAGCCGGTGCTGGGAAGGTGCCGGCACCGTCGGGCTCTTGCGCCAGGCCCGGATCGCCGTCGACAAGGTGCTTCAGGGTCTTCCCCAGGAGTTGCGAGCGAGCATCAATCATTGCTCGGAATTACTCCCCGAGGTTCCTGAGGTCGAGGAACTCCCCGGTAACGGTCACATCCTCTTCGACGGTGTTCTCGCCGCCATGACCTGTCGCCGGCAAATCCGGCTCTGGTATCGTGAGCAGGGGCGGGCGGAGGCCGAAGTCGAGACGACGAAGATGAGTCTCTACCGCCTCCCGCGAATTCAAGGGCAGTGGGCCCTGGTGGGGCGATCGAGCGTTCACCGCGGCGTCGTGATGGTGCCGTTCCCCTGGATCGAGAAAATCGAGCCGACGACGGATTCCTACACCCTGCCGCCTCGGTTTCAGCTCAAGCGGTTCCTCGACCCGTCACACGGGCGACGGCGGCGCGCGGGGGCCTCCCCCGAGATCGTCTTGAGGCTCCGGGGCGGCCTTTCGCGTCGAATCGACGATCTGCCGTGGAAAGGCCGTCGACGGATGATCTCGTTGGGTCGCGACGTCGCCGAACTGGCGGTGGAGGTCGATTCTCTCGAAGATCTCGCGTCGGTCGTTCTGTCGTTCGGCGACGAGATGGAGGTGATCGGCCCGGACGCACTGCGGGAAGCGGTCGGCGGCCTGGCGGCGCGGATTGCCCGACGCTATCAGAACGCCGAAACGCCCCCCCCGCGAAAATGA
- a CDS encoding helix-turn-helix transcriptional regulator, with amino-acid sequence MAPRDSSPCVIEPLMTIVDLARTLACSRRVVERMRAAGKIPQPDIKVGKMPRWRPETIRTWIEKGASCGQSA; translated from the coding sequence ATGGCGCCCCGTGATTCTTCGCCTTGTGTCATTGAACCGCTGATGACGATCGTGGACCTCGCCCGGACTCTCGCGTGCAGCCGCCGCGTGGTCGAGCGTATGCGCGCCGCCGGCAAGATCCCCCAGCCTGATATCAAGGTCGGCAAGATGCCGAGATGGCGCCCAGAGACGATCCGCACCTGGATCGAAAAGGGGGCGAGCTGTGGCCAGTCTGCGTAA
- a CDS encoding YpsA SLOG family protein — MNLRVISGGQEGVDASALRVAKRLGLETGGTMPLGWLTEAGPRPEYADLYGMVECQEPGYPARTKANAKSGHVTLWLGPTGSTGYRCTRDACKRLGKPFIEITDLSPESAFAAATIVAGRLLFQHDPVIVNAAGSRASKAPGISEQAEAFLIKFLPALASSRLLG; from the coding sequence GTGAACCTGCGCGTGATCTCCGGCGGCCAGGAAGGCGTCGACGCCTCCGCCCTGCGCGTGGCGAAGCGACTGGGTCTGGAGACGGGCGGGACCATGCCGTTGGGGTGGCTGACCGAAGCAGGCCCACGCCCCGAGTACGCCGATCTATACGGCATGGTCGAGTGCCAGGAGCCAGGCTACCCGGCGCGGACCAAGGCCAATGCTAAATCCGGGCACGTGACACTTTGGCTAGGGCCGACGGGATCGACCGGTTACCGTTGTACGCGGGATGCCTGCAAGCGGCTCGGCAAGCCATTCATCGAGATCACGGATTTGTCGCCGGAGTCGGCCTTCGCCGCCGCCACGATCGTCGCGGGCAGGCTTCTGTTTCAGCACGATCCGGTAATCGTGAACGCGGCTGGTTCAAGGGCGTCGAAGGCGCCGGGGATTTCGGAGCAGGCGGAAGCGTTCCTGATCAAGTTTCTCCCCGCGCTGGCATCGAGCCGACTGCTGGGGTAG